In Garra rufa chromosome 14, GarRuf1.0, whole genome shotgun sequence, the genomic stretch caattaatatttttattctaatATCTTTTAATATCTCTCTGAaactccaaaaatgaaaatgtatctCACTAACAGGCAATTACAGCAGGATTACTTGACAACAAAGTTATTAACTGCATAAAAATGAAACAGATTTGTAATATATTTACCTATATGAACTTCCAGATGTGACTTCCTGCTTAATCTGCCTGTTGAGAGCATCTGCAGCCGACCTCTTCTTACCCTCCACTGCAACATCTTTCTCCATTTTGATCCCCTCTGGCACATTCTCTTTCTTGTCTACCTTCTTTCTCCTTTCTTTACTCTCTTTTTCGTGCTGTTTCTCTTCAATCTCACATTTTTCCACACCGGTTTCCATCTCAGAAGTGGCCTGCTCTTGTTTGGAGAACTTGCTCTCCGCCTTACAAGGTGCAGAGGGAGTAGGTTTGGGAATCCAAGGATGATCTCCTCTTTTCGGAATGGGCCACGGTTTATAATCTTTCTGGTACTGAGTCACGTTGTTGAAAGGGGTCTTTGATGGCTGGTACTCGTTTCTGGGTTTGCAGCTTCGCTCCGGACGAACACTCCAGGCTTTGAAATCCTCCCGCATCACAGAAGCCCCTGACCCATCTTGAGCTGATGATGCTGCGGCATCGGCAGCGGCGTGAGTCGCTCTGGTCGACGCCTCCTGG encodes the following:
- the map6b gene encoding microtubule-associated protein 6 homolog isoform X2, whose product is MAWPCITRACCINRFWSELDKGDIAVPLVFTKYSDVAEVQHLHPQPKPLISQKPVITESQPGHSAHQEASTRATHAAADAAASSAQDGSGASVMREDFKAWSVRPERSCKPRNEYQPSKTPFNNVTQYQKDYKPWPIPKRGDHPWIPKPTPSAPCKAESKFSKQEQATSEMETGVEKCEIEEKQHEKESKERRKKVDKKENVPEGIKMEKDVAVEGKKRSAADALNRQIKQEVTSGSSYRTEFKAYRDVKPVKPIKAKSQYKLLVEEKTSLETSYSATFKGEQVKPQATDNKVMERRRIRSLYSEPSKESSKDCSDSDSSSVL